A single region of the Fenollaria sporofastidiosus genome encodes:
- a CDS encoding sensor histidine kinase — protein sequence MNTKNSLKKSLMQNFILLVFISLVLINIFSSYMFKRFYYNQTIENAKDTLDMYVDYDRKFYGFTSNEKLKEAINQHPNLFYNNIDQRLEILDLDGTVLFDSEGYKYTTAPEMDKLIQNASATWIGRDSASGKRVLTVSTAVMHDEEPIYYLRLFFGLGQVDDFTNKLSIIIAAISLLVLLVCIIISNFISDSIVNPIKYLTRIAMRMSKGNYKDKSRLKLKNEIGALSNAMNILSDEIIKHDELKNEFIANISHELRTPLTSLTGWAYTLKDGELDQETTELAHDILISESERLSSLLEELLDFSSLISGKISLNKDYFDLKICVEDITKQVFPKLEKNKESIELNIADASYLYYGDENRIKQVLINLLDNAVKFNKERGLITVNLYQDKDSYFIDVIDEGVGIEEGELKYIFEKFYTGKKSKSHTGIGLAIVKEIVELHKGEIYIESKVDEGTKFTVKLAKEIKDEKAS from the coding sequence TTGAATACAAAGAATAGTTTAAAGAAGAGCTTGATGCAGAACTTCATCTTGCTTGTCTTTATATCGCTTGTACTGATCAATATATTCTCCTCGTATATGTTCAAGAGGTTCTACTACAATCAGACTATAGAGAACGCGAAGGACACCTTGGACATGTATGTTGACTACGACAGAAAGTTTTACGGGTTTACAAGCAATGAGAAGCTAAAGGAAGCAATCAATCAGCATCCAAACCTCTTCTACAACAATATCGATCAAAGGCTCGAAATTTTAGACCTAGATGGCACAGTGCTGTTTGACTCGGAAGGTTATAAGTACACTACAGCACCTGAGATGGACAAGCTCATTCAAAACGCAAGTGCGACTTGGATAGGCCGCGACTCTGCATCAGGTAAGAGGGTCTTAACAGTTAGTACGGCAGTTATGCACGACGAGGAGCCTATATATTATTTAAGATTATTTTTCGGCTTAGGGCAAGTTGATGATTTTACGAACAAGCTTTCCATCATCATAGCGGCAATAAGCCTTTTAGTCTTGCTCGTTTGTATAATAATCTCTAACTTCATAAGCGACTCCATAGTTAATCCAATCAAATACCTTACAAGGATAGCTATGCGTATGTCGAAGGGTAACTACAAGGACAAATCGAGACTTAAGCTTAAGAATGAAATAGGCGCGCTATCAAACGCGATGAACATACTATCAGACGAGATAATTAAGCATGACGAGTTAAAGAATGAGTTCATAGCAAACATCTCACACGAACTAAGAACGCCTCTTACATCATTAACAGGCTGGGCATATACACTAAAAGATGGCGAGCTTGATCAAGAGACAACAGAGCTTGCTCACGATATACTTATTAGTGAGAGTGAAAGACTTAGCTCATTATTAGAAGAGCTGCTTGACTTCTCAAGTCTTATCTCGGGCAAAATCTCACTTAATAAAGACTACTTCGACCTTAAGATTTGCGTTGAAGACATCACTAAGCAGGTCTTCCCTAAGCTTGAGAAGAACAAAGAGAGCATAGAGCTAAACATTGCTGACGCCTCCTACCTTTACTATGGTGATGAAAACAGAATCAAGCAAGTTCTAATTAATCTACTTGATAACGCTGTTAAGTTTAATAAAGAGAGAGGACTTATAACAGTCAACCTTTATCAAGACAAGGACAGCTACTTCATAGATGTTATTGATGAAGGAGTCGGCATAGAAGAAGGAGAGCTTAAGTACATCTTCGAAAAGTTCTACACAGGTAAAAAGTCAAAGTCGCATACTGGCATTGGCCTTGCCATCGTTAAGGAGATAGTTGAGCTGCATAAGGGAGAGATATATATCGAATCAAAAGTAGATGAGGGCACTAAGTTCACAGTAAAGCTTGCAAAGGAGATCAAAGATGAAAAAGCTTCTTAG
- a CDS encoding DUF3784 domain-containing protein produces the protein MAYASLLAGLTLIIIGSMLWKFKMVELLAGYKADSNVNKDLLAKATGLSLLLLGFLLAAESLLIFKGVISGEKAIVTVVITMVLGVMVSALVSSHYSKA, from the coding sequence ATGGCTTATGCATCGTTATTAGCAGGTCTTACATTAATAATTATTGGATCAATGCTATGGAAATTTAAAATGGTGGAGTTATTGGCTGGATATAAAGCTGACTCAAATGTCAATAAAGATCTTTTAGCTAAGGCAACTGGCCTTTCGTTACTCTTACTTGGTTTTTTACTAGCTGCTGAATCGCTATTGATATTTAAAGGAGTGATAAGCGGAGAGAAAGCGATTGTCACTGTAGTCATTACAATGGTACTCGGTGTTATGGTGAGCGCTTTAGTAAGTTCTCATTATTCAAAAGCTTAA
- a CDS encoding response regulator transcription factor, whose protein sequence is MDYRILLVEDEAAIRKFVKINLEKEGYLVNDYESAEEALEACKEINFDIAVLDIMLVKMDGITLLKILREVYPNMAIIMLTARSEDIDKINAFESGADDYLSKPFNPKELILRIKSISRRLINEKKEEKEIVLGKFRVDLNLKDFYVDDELIELTPTEFGIIKYLIENANILVKRKDIVKTVWGYDYLMDTKLVDVNISRLRKKIEKDPSNPEHLKTIWGEGFTFEYKE, encoded by the coding sequence ATGGATTACAGAATACTATTAGTTGAAGATGAAGCAGCAATAAGGAAGTTTGTTAAGATAAACTTAGAGAAGGAAGGCTACCTTGTTAATGACTATGAGAGTGCAGAAGAAGCACTTGAAGCGTGCAAAGAAATAAATTTTGACATAGCAGTACTTGACATCATGCTTGTGAAGATGGATGGCATTACGCTTCTTAAAATTCTTAGAGAAGTCTATCCAAACATGGCAATCATCATGCTGACTGCAAGGAGCGAGGACATAGACAAGATAAACGCTTTTGAGTCGGGAGCTGATGACTACCTTTCAAAGCCATTCAACCCAAAGGAGCTTATCTTAAGGATCAAGTCCATCAGTAGAAGGCTTATCAATGAGAAGAAGGAAGAGAAAGAAATTGTTCTTGGCAAGTTCAGAGTCGATTTAAACCTAAAGGACTTCTATGTTGATGATGAGCTGATAGAGCTAACACCAACTGAGTTTGGTATCATCAAGTATTTAATAGAGAATGCAAACATACTTGTCAAGAGAAAGGACATAGTAAAGACTGTCTGGGGTTACGACTATCTAATGGATACTAAGCTTGTCGATGTAAACATATCCAGACTTAGAAAGAAGATAGAGAAGGATCCATCGAATCCTGAACACTTAAAAACTATTTGGGGAGAGGGATTTACTTTTGAATACAAAGAATAG
- a CDS encoding PD-(D/E)XK nuclease family protein, protein MIKVYETKKDAENLFDAMRMDEGGKVLIITKNTEYKDFIVQEGLKRLGMLVDTSVISIDEFYIRYAIGAYKFLSDMSMRLIIKKAIDMNLGSMPFLKYPSYIDLIFEAIKEANKKDIDLMTYGGEYKKIYLDYEDILKKKGYLASNENIKLDDLKIKEADSIYFIGFNELNNKLIYLIGLAKDLDKKLNIFIEQDFASDELISYLDGIKDEYHKAEVSKARFAQVSKNLFNEEILDTEGIDFVRADSVEAELDYVLTDIKRSVLKRGYSYEDALIYLMDKSEEPLLTQMLDSYHVPRNKNRVLYMKDLVWQDKLLVDLASYEDELTKAEVLELASKYTKDEVLLDKFTKIMDAIYEVYGDAISKDELVDLLKLAFKYEVYRRKDRIAAGVSIYNGDFDTLREYKLVYVLGMSLDAFPKTMNENFLLDSIYKELNYDKREYMPWLSKNLMKKLFKAAGDKITISYSARTNSDADQGASSFFNEFKIDEWTRIRSLAAIEKSTSLATNEEQKILIEAHKNISKSKLINYDEINKLRAEGVISKYNGKLESYSATSVVDDFVKNKLTVSFLETFKTCPYAALLSYIYDIKPVEQDMKARNIGTYMHKVLEFYYRNFIGTKVIFDEGILERCINNIKSTNEYADVLGFELENIESYIKDFIIFDEERMKHSNYIVKDLEKSIKISVDGHIIKGKIDRVDEDTITGKLLVIDYKRSKATMKDSLQLSAYALYYKPSGAYIGAAFVAISKFDGNINFMPTDADACEEEIKSLIEKIKTYSFNIIDEASEDKCLMYCEYRSMCKKGRE, encoded by the coding sequence ATGATTAAGGTATACGAAACGAAGAAGGATGCCGAGAACTTATTTGATGCCATGCGCATGGATGAGGGTGGCAAAGTTCTTATCATCACTAAAAATACAGAGTATAAAGACTTCATTGTCCAAGAGGGCTTGAAGCGCCTCGGCATGCTCGTAGATACAAGTGTGATTAGTATTGACGAGTTTTACATAAGGTATGCGATTGGTGCATATAAGTTCCTTTCGGATATGTCTATGCGCCTTATCATAAAGAAGGCGATAGATATGAACCTTGGATCTATGCCGTTTCTTAAGTATCCATCTTACATTGACCTCATCTTTGAAGCGATTAAGGAAGCAAATAAGAAGGACATAGACCTTATGACCTATGGCGGAGAGTATAAGAAGATATACTTAGACTACGAGGATATTCTAAAGAAAAAGGGCTACCTTGCCTCTAATGAGAATATTAAATTAGATGATCTTAAGATTAAAGAAGCGGACTCCATATACTTCATCGGTTTTAACGAGCTTAACAATAAGCTTATATATCTTATTGGGCTTGCGAAGGATTTAGACAAGAAGTTAAACATATTTATAGAGCAAGACTTTGCATCAGATGAACTTATCTCTTACTTAGATGGTATTAAGGATGAATATCACAAGGCTGAGGTGAGCAAGGCGCGCTTTGCTCAAGTCTCAAAGAACTTATTTAACGAAGAGATACTTGATACTGAGGGCATAGATTTTGTACGTGCGGACTCAGTTGAGGCGGAGCTTGATTACGTGCTTACAGATATTAAAAGATCTGTCTTGAAGCGTGGCTACTCATACGAAGACGCTCTTATCTACCTAATGGATAAGTCAGAGGAGCCGCTTCTAACACAGATGCTTGACTCCTACCATGTGCCTAGGAACAAAAACAGGGTTCTTTATATGAAAGACCTAGTGTGGCAAGATAAATTATTAGTGGATCTAGCTTCTTATGAGGACGAACTTACAAAGGCAGAAGTACTTGAACTAGCTTCTAAGTACACAAAGGATGAGGTCCTTTTAGATAAGTTTACTAAGATAATGGACGCGATATATGAAGTCTACGGTGATGCTATAAGCAAAGACGAGCTCGTAGATCTACTTAAGCTTGCCTTTAAATACGAGGTTTATAGACGCAAGGACAGGATAGCTGCAGGCGTATCTATATATAATGGCGACTTCGATACCTTAAGAGAGTACAAGCTTGTTTATGTACTTGGTATGAGTCTTGATGCTTTTCCAAAGACTATGAATGAGAACTTTTTATTAGATAGCATATATAAAGAGCTTAACTATGACAAGAGAGAGTATATGCCCTGGCTGTCTAAGAACTTGATGAAGAAACTTTTTAAGGCGGCAGGAGATAAGATCACAATATCTTACTCAGCAAGAACGAATTCGGATGCTGATCAAGGTGCGTCATCTTTCTTTAACGAGTTTAAAATTGATGAGTGGACACGTATAAGGAGCCTTGCCGCTATAGAGAAGAGCACTTCACTTGCCACAAATGAGGAGCAGAAGATACTTATCGAGGCACATAAAAATATTTCTAAATCCAAGCTAATAAATTATGATGAGATTAATAAACTTAGAGCGGAAGGTGTCATCTCGAAGTACAACGGCAAACTAGAGAGTTACTCAGCCACGAGCGTGGTTGACGATTTTGTGAAAAATAAATTAACGGTGAGCTTTCTTGAGACATTTAAGACATGTCCATATGCAGCGCTACTTAGTTACATCTACGATATAAAGCCTGTGGAGCAAGACATGAAGGCGAGAAACATCGGCACTTACATGCATAAGGTCTTGGAGTTTTACTACAGAAACTTTATCGGCACTAAGGTCATCTTCGATGAGGGGATCTTGGAAAGATGCATTAATAATATAAAAAGCACGAATGAATACGCGGACGTCTTGGGCTTTGAACTTGAGAATATCGAGAGCTACATCAAAGACTTTATAATTTTCGATGAGGAGAGGATGAAGCATAGTAATTACATTGTCAAAGACCTTGAGAAGAGCATAAAGATTAGTGTAGATGGACATATCATCAAAGGCAAGATTGACAGAGTCGATGAGGATACTATCACTGGAAAACTACTCGTGATCGACTACAAAAGGAGCAAGGCCACTATGAAGGACAGTCTTCAGCTTTCTGCGTATGCATTATACTACAAGCCAAGTGGTGCCTATATAGGCGCAGCCTTTGTAGCAATATCGAAGTTCGATGGCAATATCAACTTTATGCCTACCGATGCTGATGCTTGTGAAGAAGAAATTAAATCTTTGATAGAAAAAATTAAGACATATAGCTTTAATATCATTGACGAAGCAAGCGAGGATAAGTGCCTAATGTATTGTGAATATAGAAGCATGTGCAAGAAGGGGAGAGAGTGA
- a CDS encoding DNA alkylation repair protein — protein sequence MQGKGVVMLTYNYILQELYAKKDAKYKDFVAKLTPAIEKRSILGVRMGALRSLARDVRKNSNLDIFSDSSFTYREEKLLYALCIFKMNSKFEDAMKSLDAFLPYIDSWEVTDLLASEFRFDKAHKEAAFDKASSYIQSMEEYTVRLGLVIMLKHFNNAIYIERLLHLIKKISVDTYYVNMAAAWLLCELYFTKKDAIENYLASECANEDIKKKTLQKIRESMKK from the coding sequence TTGCAAGGCAAAGGCGTAGTTATGCTGACTTATAACTATATACTTCAAGAGCTATATGCTAAGAAGGACGCAAAGTATAAGGACTTTGTTGCTAAGCTCACTCCAGCGATTGAGAAGCGGAGCATACTTGGTGTGCGCATGGGCGCTTTAAGGAGTCTAGCTCGTGATGTAAGGAAAAATTCTAATCTTGATATTTTTAGTGACTCTTCATTCACTTATAGAGAGGAGAAGCTTTTATATGCCTTGTGCATTTTCAAGATGAATTCAAAGTTCGAAGATGCCATGAAATCACTTGATGCATTCTTGCCTTATATCGATAGTTGGGAGGTGACAGACTTACTTGCGAGCGAGTTTCGCTTTGATAAGGCTCATAAGGAGGCTGCCTTTGATAAGGCATCTTCATACATTCAGAGCATGGAAGAATACACTGTGCGCTTAGGACTAGTCATCATGCTTAAGCACTTTAATAATGCCATATACATAGAGAGATTGCTCCATCTTATTAAGAAGATAAGTGTGGACACTTACTATGTCAATATGGCGGCTGCATGGCTTTTGTGCGAGCTATACTTTACGAAGAAGGATGCCATTGAGAACTATCTAGCTAGTGAGTGCGCGAATGAGGATATAAAAAAGAAGACTCTACAAAAAATTCGAGAGTCGATGAAAAAGTAA
- a CDS encoding carbon-nitrogen hydrolase family protein, with the protein MKINLMSLAFKTKDVLHNKNIIIKAMNEYSHKADMLVFGESFLHGFEALTWNYDIDKEIAISLDDDIINEIRACAKDNDIAVSFGMIESFNEALYSSQLTIGKGGELIDVFRRVSSGWKEAIADEHYKEGEGFHTFDFEDKKLMVGTCGDFWHEEYLNEASKIDKDLVLWPVYTDFAPKVWNEEEKYEYAKEAALLKAPVLYVNSVCYDFDEDYIAKGGAAYFANGMIISEVPSGFEAVLTCEIK; encoded by the coding sequence ATGAAGATTAATTTAATGTCTTTGGCGTTTAAAACTAAGGATGTATTGCATAATAAAAACATAATTATCAAGGCTATGAATGAATACTCTCACAAGGCGGACATGCTTGTCTTTGGTGAGTCGTTCTTGCATGGCTTTGAGGCTTTGACTTGGAACTATGATATTGATAAGGAGATTGCCATATCGCTTGATGATGATATCATTAATGAGATACGCGCCTGTGCTAAGGATAATGATATTGCCGTGAGTTTTGGTATGATAGAGAGTTTTAACGAGGCTCTTTACTCGTCACAGCTTACAATAGGCAAGGGTGGCGAGCTTATAGATGTCTTTAGACGTGTATCTAGTGGCTGGAAGGAAGCTATCGCTGATGAGCATTACAAAGAGGGTGAAGGCTTTCACACTTTTGACTTTGAAGATAAGAAGCTTATGGTCGGCACATGCGGCGACTTTTGGCACGAGGAATATCTTAATGAAGCGAGTAAGATTGACAAGGACTTGGTTCTGTGGCCTGTCTACACTGATTTTGCGCCTAAAGTTTGGAACGAAGAAGAAAAGTACGAGTACGCAAAAGAGGCGGCCTTACTTAAAGCACCTGTCCTATATGTGAATTCTGTGTGCTACGACTTTGATGAAGACTACATAGCTAAGGGAGGTGCAGCTTACTTTGCTAATGGCATGATAATATCTGAAGTGCCATCGGGCTTTGAGGCTGTGCTTACTTGTGAGATTAAATAA
- a CDS encoding UvrD-helicase domain-containing protein, translated as MNLNEKQQLAVDTIDKNVLLDASAGTGKTTVLVNRFVKILDKGDFSCINSDDVLSSVVAITFTKKASNELKERISKLVYERSKSDARFKDYYNNMPVANVSTVHQFAFKVLKAFPLVANIDPRAVVVEEDEADELLDKAVREALDEKNYEELFKALDRNYDDNFVSSLKSIIKKTMGMDLEKLYDNTITYISSCYDEASISVALNKMADAIDEVKGDIKETSKLYKVIDKYKGSLDALRTARVDELNINLLNDFAYNIGVNAKKKECYDAITDSASYILKALEVNKLSLYKDFFTLLERAHAKYKSYKEKEAALDFNDLEILFRDLLKTEEVRKTLKGRLSYIMVDEFQDTSPIQKEIYYLLNEALGGDRLFVVGDFKQSIYAFRGADVSLYRSVKKDFLNDERSTAISMNENYRTGEKIIATVNKLFKDKIVDYEDLVFKGDINDSEVKLINYNDKNDRELEATAIANKIMDLNEGGLAFGDMLVLVRSNRDSSAIEKALKRSKVPVYNTANKALNERDEMEDIYNFIHYLRYEDELSLIALLRSSFYAIDDDEIFLTKDRDDFRYYKEELRKYIHMKDEERLDEVLKAFFDETKYMEKLLIRKRGAQSYTNVRSFLDRLGSYYESGITSFETLVDKILMLRDRGAAEPSYISEDDDIVRIMTIHKAKGLEAKVVICAQMAFKRASDFSFARLSDDKIFLRFKDLYSNFKAAQSGDSELDEEEKIRNLYVMLTRAKEQLIIYKSGGKSGFNPYIEEIDATSEEANFYERELDIDEEECLASDNDLITKDLVKYESLYAPLPSRSKYAYDYNVNTFKVYDDERDDLESGLSDKKKLGSAAHRFCEAYEGEDFDKVFKATVDAYALSEREENLLLMCAKNYEKFYKIVKNVKTYKEFEYYYIKDDIIYTGVIDRLDVYDDRVVITDYKLTSLDDNALKELYAKQMSMYVEAVKTIFKKDASARLFILSKDKFIDME; from the coding sequence ATGAACTTAAATGAAAAGCAGCAACTTGCTGTTGATACAATAGACAAAAATGTTTTGCTCGACGCCTCTGCTGGCACAGGTAAGACCACAGTCCTTGTCAATAGGTTTGTAAAGATCTTGGACAAGGGTGACTTCTCATGCATAAATTCGGACGATGTACTTTCGTCGGTAGTCGCTATAACATTTACAAAGAAGGCAAGTAACGAACTTAAGGAAAGAATCTCAAAGCTTGTCTACGAAAGATCAAAGAGTGATGCAAGGTTCAAAGACTACTACAACAATATGCCTGTCGCAAATGTTTCTACAGTGCATCAATTTGCATTCAAGGTACTAAAGGCATTTCCGCTCGTTGCAAACATTGACCCACGCGCGGTAGTTGTGGAAGAGGACGAAGCAGATGAGCTACTTGATAAGGCAGTAAGGGAAGCGCTTGATGAGAAAAACTATGAAGAGCTATTTAAGGCTCTTGATAGAAACTACGACGACAACTTTGTGAGTAGCCTTAAGAGCATCATAAAGAAGACTATGGGCATGGACCTTGAGAAGCTGTATGATAATACTATAACTTACATCAGTTCATGCTATGACGAAGCTAGTATAAGCGTGGCTCTTAATAAGATGGCGGACGCCATAGATGAAGTGAAAGGCGATATAAAGGAGACTTCTAAGCTATACAAGGTGATTGATAAATATAAAGGCTCATTAGACGCACTAAGGACTGCGAGAGTAGATGAGCTTAATATAAACCTACTTAACGACTTTGCATACAATATCGGAGTGAATGCAAAAAAGAAAGAGTGCTACGATGCCATCACGGACAGCGCAAGCTACATACTTAAAGCGCTTGAAGTAAATAAACTTAGTCTATATAAGGACTTCTTCACATTACTTGAGAGGGCGCATGCTAAGTATAAGAGCTACAAAGAAAAAGAGGCAGCTCTTGACTTTAATGACTTGGAGATACTCTTTAGGGATTTACTTAAGACGGAAGAGGTGCGAAAGACACTTAAGGGTAGACTTAGCTACATCATGGTTGATGAGTTTCAAGATACCTCACCTATACAAAAGGAGATATACTACCTACTTAATGAGGCGCTTGGTGGAGACAGACTCTTCGTCGTTGGTGACTTCAAGCAGTCCATATATGCGTTTAGAGGTGCAGACGTGAGTCTATATCGCTCAGTTAAGAAGGACTTTTTAAATGATGAAAGGTCCACAGCCATTAGCATGAACGAAAATTATAGAACAGGCGAAAAAATTATTGCCACTGTCAACAAACTTTTTAAAGATAAGATAGTGGACTATGAGGACCTAGTCTTTAAGGGCGACATTAATGATAGTGAAGTGAAACTTATTAATTACAATGACAAGAACGATAGAGAGCTCGAAGCTACTGCCATAGCAAACAAGATTATGGATCTAAACGAGGGCGGCCTTGCCTTTGGCGATATGCTTGTCTTAGTGCGTTCCAATAGAGACTCATCTGCCATAGAGAAGGCTCTTAAGAGGTCAAAGGTGCCTGTATATAACACAGCAAACAAAGCATTGAACGAGCGTGACGAGATGGAAGACATCTACAACTTCATTCACTACCTAAGGTATGAGGACGAGCTTTCACTAATTGCGCTTTTAAGAAGCAGCTTCTATGCCATAGATGACGATGAGATATTCTTGACAAAGGACAGAGATGACTTTAGGTATTACAAGGAAGAGCTTCGTAAGTATATACACATGAAGGATGAAGAAAGGCTTGACGAAGTATTGAAGGCCTTCTTTGATGAGACTAAGTATATGGAGAAGCTGCTTATAAGGAAGAGAGGCGCGCAAAGCTACACAAACGTTCGTAGCTTCTTAGATAGACTAGGATCATACTATGAGTCGGGCATAACGAGTTTTGAGACACTTGTAGATAAGATCCTTATGCTAAGAGATAGGGGAGCAGCTGAGCCCTCATACATCAGCGAGGACGATGACATAGTTAGAATCATGACTATACACAAGGCGAAGGGTCTTGAAGCAAAAGTTGTTATATGTGCACAGATGGCCTTTAAAAGAGCGAGCGACTTTAGCTTTGCAAGGCTTTCTGATGATAAAATCTTCTTAAGGTTTAAAGATCTTTACTCAAACTTCAAGGCGGCACAAAGTGGCGATAGTGAACTAGATGAAGAAGAGAAGATAAGAAACTTATATGTAATGCTTACGAGAGCAAAGGAGCAGCTCATCATATATAAGTCAGGCGGCAAGAGCGGCTTCAACCCATATATAGAAGAGATTGATGCGACTAGTGAAGAGGCAAACTTTTATGAAAGAGAGCTCGATATAGATGAAGAAGAGTGCCTTGCAAGTGACAATGACCTTATAACGAAGGACCTGGTGAAGTACGAGAGTTTATATGCGCCTCTACCATCGAGGTCTAAATATGCATATGATTATAATGTAAACACCTTTAAGGTATATGATGACGAAAGAGACGATTTAGAAAGTGGCTTAAGTGACAAGAAGAAGCTTGGCTCAGCTGCACATAGATTTTGTGAAGCATATGAGGGAGAGGACTTCGATAAAGTTTTTAAGGCAACAGTGGACGCATATGCTTTGAGCGAAAGGGAAGAAAATTTATTACTAATGTGTGCGAAGAACTATGAAAAGTTTTACAAAATTGTTAAGAATGTCAAAACATATAAGGAATTCGAGTATTATTACATTAAAGATGATATAATATACACAGGGGTTATTGATAGATTAGATGTATATGATGACAGAGTAGTCATTACTGACTACAAGCTCACTAGTCTTGATGACAATGCACTTAAGGAGCTATATGCTAAGCAGATGTCTATGTATGTAGAAGCTGTTAAGACTATATTCAAAAAGGATGCAAGTGCGAGACTATTTATTCTATCAAAAGATAAATTTATTGATATGGAGTAG
- a CDS encoding pyridoxamine 5'-phosphate oxidase family protein translates to MRRANREVKDINEILRIMKDCDDVVLAFNDEVSPYILVVNFGVREEGGEITLYIHGAMDGRKYDFLKDGATLSFQMSANHKLIMDKERGYCTMNYESVIGRGTVYEVLEYDDKEDALEVLVQKYHIPSEKFVYARAAIPRTRVFKICVKELTCKAKA, encoded by the coding sequence ATGAGAAGGGCTAATAGAGAAGTAAAGGACATAAATGAAATACTTAGGATAATGAAGGACTGCGATGATGTCGTGCTTGCCTTCAATGATGAAGTCTCGCCATACATCTTGGTGGTTAACTTTGGAGTTAGAGAAGAAGGTGGCGAGATCACTTTATATATACATGGAGCGATGGATGGAAGAAAGTATGACTTTCTTAAGGACGGAGCTACTCTTAGTTTTCAAATGAGTGCTAATCATAAGCTCATCATGGATAAGGAACGCGGCTACTGCACTATGAACTACGAGTCTGTCATAGGTAGGGGGACAGTATATGAAGTTCTTGAATATGATGATAAAGAGGATGCACTCGAAGTCCTTGTACAAAAGTACCATATACCAAGCGAAAAATTTGTATATGCGAGGGCAGCCATACCTAGGACACGTGTTTTCAAAATTTGCGTGAAGGAATTAACTTGCAAGGCAAAGGCGTAG
- a CDS encoding RluA family pseudouridine synthase, with translation MKEIKINENDNDQRLDRFLVKFFPNATKSFLMKMLRKKNIVLNGKKASGEERVFTGDVLKVFFSDETFDKFTQKEKKYNPNIIDLKIVYEDENIAIIDKDEGLLSHATKDGFEKNVVDSFIKYLIDKNEFSPRSENTFRPALANRLDRNTKGLLIGCKNYEALKEMTRLIKERKINKYYKTIVKGRFDVDETFEVSYEKNEKKNMMKLSDDGSEMITHFKTIYMKNNFTELEVLLLTGKTHQIRFHLKTLKHPIVGDRKYGDAATNAKLASLINNQLLYSYKISFPKLDGFFSYLSNKEFYANAWKTYDKVKESLFND, from the coding sequence ATGAAAGAGATAAAAATAAACGAAAATGATAATGATCAAAGACTCGATCGCTTCCTTGTGAAATTTTTTCCTAATGCGACTAAGTCCTTTCTAATGAAGATGCTTAGAAAGAAGAACATAGTTTTAAATGGCAAGAAGGCGAGTGGCGAAGAGAGGGTCTTTACTGGAGATGTGCTTAAGGTCTTCTTCTCTGATGAGACCTTTGATAAGTTTACTCAAAAGGAAAAGAAGTACAACCCAAACATTATCGACTTGAAGATAGTTTATGAAGATGAGAACATCGCCATCATTGACAAGGATGAGGGGCTTCTTAGTCATGCTACTAAGGACGGCTTTGAAAAGAACGTTGTCGATAGCTTCATAAAGTACCTTATAGATAAAAATGAATTTTCGCCTCGCAGCGAGAATACCTTTAGGCCAGCGCTTGCAAACAGACTCGATAGGAACACCAAGGGTCTTTTGATCGGATGCAAAAACTATGAAGCGCTTAAAGAGATGACAAGGCTTATCAAAGAAAGAAAGATTAATAAGTACTACAAGACCATAGTCAAGGGACGCTTCGATGTTGATGAGACTTTTGAGGTTTCGTATGAGAAAAACGAGAAGAAGAACATGATGAAGCTTTCGGATGATGGATCCGAGATGATAACGCACTTCAAGACTATATATATGAAAAACAATTTTACTGAGCTTGAGGTGCTTTTACTAACTGGCAAGACTCATCAGATACGCTTCCACCTAAAGACTTTAAAACATCCTATAGTAGGTGATAGAAAGTATGGTGATGCGGCTACTAACGCTAAGCTTGCAAGCTTAATTAATAATCAGCTGCTTTACTCATACAAAATTTCATTTCCTAAGCTTGATGGTTTCTTTAGCTACTTAAGCAATAAAGAGTTCTATGCAAACGCTTGGAAGACTTATGATAAAGTGAAGGAGAGTCTCTTCAATGATTAA